The Chitinophaga flava genome has a segment encoding these proteins:
- a CDS encoding TIM-barrel domain-containing protein: MKRTITVAWLLLMLVYQVSLASPPFYSQTKDGVIVYTDPSFTGTTNIVRLYVITDDIIRVVAAPGKELAPLQSLMTIPGNKPVPEWKLVASNEAVTLKTQKLTVVVRVKTGAVSFLDAQGEKILAEKATGGRTFGPAAFEGQSYYHLTQQFEGAGDDGWYGLGQHQDGVYNYRGQQVTFFQNNTEVVIPFLVSNKNYGILWDNYSLTTAGDIRPLHPLSALQLFSKNGEEGWLTAAYANNAHQPQEIITTRPESAINMEFLGDSKVMLPQGFTPATGMASWEGSLGSHVSGLHQLRFTFGGTLKVWLNGKLVLDHWRKAWNPAPALVPVNFDKGVKVPVRIEWAPESPESYLSLKWQAPLSKEEQRCFGFSSEAGRQVDYYFVHGGNMDEVIAGYRELTGKAPIVPKWAMGFWQSRERYKTQEEILSTVDQFRKKNIPLDNIVLDWSYWKETAWGSQEFDAARFPSPDSMIDVLHQKYHTQIMISVWPKFYKDIPAYHEFDKKGWLYKRNVADEQRDWIGKGYVSTFYDAFNEDARKGFWDLINHKLYSKGIDAWWMDASEPDILSNVSPEKRKQQMTPTALGPAAEYLNAYPLQNAKGIYEGQRQTDPDKRVFLLTRSGFGGSQRYAAAIWSGDIGATWRDMQTQIAAGINFSLSGLPYWTMDIGGFVVPAKFEKPDAESLEEWRELSIRWTQFGAFVPLFRSHGQFPYREIFNTAPEGHPAYESFLYYDKLRYRLLPYSYSLAGAAYHENYTIMRGLVMDFAKDTTVLNIGDQFMFGPSLLVNPVYQYKQRSREVYLPAGQGWYDLYTGTRNAGGKRITADAPYGRMPLYVKEGSIIPLGPALQYTSERPADTITLYVYTGKNGNFRLYEDDGSSYNYEKGQFSIIPIDYDENTKVLTIGERKGTYDGMLQQRVFRVVRVSAATPKPLDPNGKADQEIRYEGKKMTIRI, from the coding sequence ATGAAAAGGACTATAACTGTCGCTTGGCTTTTGCTAATGCTTGTTTACCAGGTTTCTCTGGCAAGCCCGCCGTTTTATTCACAAACCAAAGATGGGGTCATTGTTTATACTGACCCCTCTTTTACTGGCACTACCAACATTGTTCGGTTGTATGTGATCACCGATGATATTATCAGGGTGGTGGCTGCGCCCGGAAAAGAACTGGCTCCTTTACAAAGCCTGATGACAATTCCTGGTAACAAGCCGGTGCCTGAATGGAAGCTGGTTGCTTCCAATGAAGCGGTCACGCTGAAAACCCAAAAGTTGACGGTAGTGGTCCGGGTAAAAACGGGCGCTGTCTCTTTTCTGGATGCCCAAGGCGAAAAAATACTGGCAGAGAAAGCAACCGGAGGACGGACCTTCGGACCTGCTGCATTTGAGGGCCAGTCGTATTATCATCTAACCCAGCAGTTTGAAGGGGCTGGGGATGACGGCTGGTATGGCCTCGGACAGCACCAGGACGGGGTATATAATTACAGAGGACAGCAGGTCACGTTTTTCCAGAACAATACCGAAGTGGTCATTCCATTTCTGGTCTCTAATAAAAACTATGGTATCCTCTGGGATAACTACTCGCTGACAACCGCTGGTGATATAAGGCCACTGCACCCGCTGTCCGCTTTACAGCTTTTTTCCAAAAACGGCGAAGAAGGGTGGCTGACAGCCGCTTATGCCAACAATGCTCATCAGCCGCAGGAGATTATTACTACCCGGCCGGAATCAGCGATTAATATGGAGTTTTTGGGAGATTCAAAAGTCATGCTTCCGCAAGGGTTTACACCGGCCACCGGTATGGCGTCGTGGGAGGGAAGCCTGGGCAGTCATGTTTCGGGGCTGCATCAACTGCGGTTTACCTTCGGTGGCACGCTGAAAGTATGGCTCAATGGAAAGCTGGTACTGGACCACTGGCGCAAGGCATGGAACCCGGCGCCCGCACTGGTGCCGGTCAACTTTGATAAAGGTGTGAAGGTACCTGTCAGAATTGAATGGGCGCCCGAAAGCCCTGAATCCTATCTGTCGCTGAAATGGCAGGCACCATTGAGCAAAGAGGAACAACGTTGTTTTGGCTTTTCTTCGGAAGCAGGTCGTCAGGTAGATTATTATTTCGTGCACGGCGGCAATATGGACGAGGTGATAGCCGGTTACCGCGAACTGACCGGCAAAGCGCCTATTGTTCCTAAATGGGCAATGGGTTTCTGGCAAAGCCGTGAGCGGTACAAAACACAGGAGGAGATTCTCTCCACTGTAGATCAGTTCCGCAAAAAGAACATACCGCTCGACAATATAGTGTTGGACTGGAGCTACTGGAAGGAAACTGCCTGGGGAAGCCAGGAGTTTGACGCCGCCAGGTTTCCGTCACCCGATAGCATGATCGATGTGTTACACCAAAAGTACCACACGCAGATCATGATATCAGTATGGCCTAAGTTCTATAAAGATATCCCAGCCTATCATGAATTTGACAAAAAAGGATGGCTCTATAAAAGAAATGTAGCAGATGAACAACGGGACTGGATTGGTAAAGGTTATGTCTCTACGTTTTACGATGCTTTTAATGAAGATGCCCGCAAAGGCTTCTGGGACCTGATTAATCATAAGCTTTATTCTAAAGGGATCGATGCCTGGTGGATGGATGCCAGCGAGCCGGATATACTGTCCAATGTAAGCCCGGAAAAACGAAAGCAACAGATGACGCCTACTGCGCTGGGCCCGGCGGCAGAATACCTGAATGCCTATCCGCTGCAAAACGCTAAAGGCATTTATGAAGGACAGCGGCAGACTGACCCTGACAAAAGAGTCTTTCTGCTTACACGCTCCGGCTTCGGGGGCTCACAGCGGTACGCGGCGGCTATTTGGAGTGGCGATATTGGCGCCACCTGGCGGGATATGCAAACGCAGATAGCCGCTGGTATCAACTTCTCTCTGTCCGGCCTCCCTTACTGGACCATGGACATCGGCGGATTTGTGGTGCCAGCGAAATTTGAAAAGCCAGACGCGGAAAGTCTGGAAGAATGGCGGGAGCTGAGCATTCGCTGGACACAGTTCGGCGCATTTGTGCCACTGTTCCGCTCACATGGGCAGTTCCCTTACCGCGAAATCTTTAATACCGCTCCGGAGGGTCATCCGGCTTACGAAAGCTTTTTGTATTACGATAAACTCCGGTACCGGCTTTTGCCTTATAGCTATTCACTTGCAGGCGCAGCGTACCATGAAAATTATACCATCATGCGCGGACTGGTCATGGACTTCGCCAAGGACACCACCGTACTGAACATAGGAGACCAGTTTATGTTCGGTCCTTCCTTGCTTGTTAACCCGGTGTATCAGTACAAACAACGTAGCAGAGAAGTATACCTGCCTGCCGGACAGGGCTGGTACGATCTATACACCGGCACCCGGAATGCTGGCGGTAAAAGAATCACTGCCGATGCGCCCTATGGCCGTATGCCACTGTATGTGAAGGAAGGTTCCATCATTCCTTTAGGCCCGGCGCTGCAATACACTTCGGAAAGGCCCGCCGATACGATTACACTGTACGTCTATACTGGTAAGAACGGCAATTTCCGGTTGTATGAAGATGACGGCAGTTCCTACAACTACGAGAAAGGACAGTTTTCCATTATTCCAATTGATTACGATGAAAACACAAAGGTACTAACGATAGGCGAACGCAAGGGAACATACGACGGTATGCTGCAGCAGCGCGTATTCCGGGTTGTCCGGGTAAGTGCTGCCACTCCCAAACCGCTGGACCCGAACGGGAAGGCCGATCAGGAAATACGTTATGAAGGGAAAAAAATGACCATCAGAATATAA
- a CDS encoding SusC/RagA family TonB-linked outer membrane protein: MKESKKNTGQLLLYAWLTVILLISHSVIAQTHQVTGRITSGNTAASVVGASVTVKGTTKGTVTDNGGFFKIEAAPGAVLVVTSVGYVPQEVKVAGTEMNLQLQESVTQIEDFVVIGYGVQKKKLVTGANLQVKGDDLQKQSTTNALQALQGQAPGVQLTSYSGQPGSAMNVVIRGKGTVGNFAPLYIVDGVQTNDITYLNPADIASIDVLKDAASAAIYGSQAANGVILVTTRTGKANQKAQVTLDVFYGLQNVARKAKLLNAKEYAVIMNEAAVNSGKAPYFTNDVINNLPVNTNWMDQMFKKNVPTQNYVLGVQGGSASSVYSMSLGYTSQGGIVGGSNISNLERYTFRINSEHKLYRDVIKAGEHLTFNYQNTYGIGVGNQYNNSLRAAFTTSPFLPMYDSDGNFFAADKTGWYPGKPDRAWNNGESNPYAVMYYSSQSRNSSQGLFGDVYLQAEPIKGLKFRTSLGLNYYANQSHGLTPVYHLSVYAFNDTSRVTQSMGSGQTIQFDNSLSYDFTLGNNHSFSVMAGTSALKATGVSMTGNNRDLRIADLWHAYLSVAQNVTRGAPYMSMSGGPFTNALASYFGRLQYNYREKYLLNLTFRADGSSRFAPENRWGYFPSASAGWVVSKEGFMEDIHWLDFFKLRASWGQVGNQNVAAYQYLSPIAFNNAAYIFGPVEGVNTQGAYPSRLANPNVKWETSEQTNIGFDASIMKNLSVTFDYYIKKTKDWLISAPILATAGADAPLINGGDVSNTGVELGLSYQNSIGKSFNYTIGINGAYNKNKIGNIPTNDHIIHGNTNTLYENALEFYRAANGLPIGYFWGLKTAGIFQTEAEVNDYKDKSGKPIQPDAKPGDVRFVDLNGDGVIDANDKTMIGDPNPHFTFGFNIALDYKGFDLQVQASGVAGNKIVQSWRNQSSALGNYSTAILDRWHGPGSSNTMPRVTEDNRNWTQFSDLYIHDGSFLRINTITLGYDFSRLVSRNYLGKLRVYASVLNAFTFTKYNGMDPEIGYNEGFSTGVDIGYYPRPRTVMIGANLRF, from the coding sequence ATGAAAGAATCTAAAAAAAATACAGGACAGTTATTGTTATACGCATGGCTGACCGTCATATTATTGATAAGCCACTCCGTTATTGCGCAAACGCATCAGGTAACGGGCCGGATCACTTCCGGGAACACAGCCGCGTCGGTGGTGGGAGCATCGGTTACCGTAAAAGGGACAACCAAAGGCACTGTTACAGACAATGGCGGATTTTTTAAAATTGAAGCTGCTCCCGGCGCCGTGCTGGTGGTTACGTCCGTTGGTTATGTGCCGCAGGAAGTAAAAGTAGCAGGTACCGAGATGAATCTGCAACTGCAGGAATCAGTCACTCAGATTGAAGACTTTGTGGTGATCGGTTACGGTGTACAAAAGAAAAAACTCGTCACCGGCGCCAACTTGCAGGTAAAAGGTGACGATCTTCAAAAACAAAGTACTACTAATGCCTTACAGGCCCTACAGGGACAGGCGCCCGGCGTACAGCTCACCAGCTACTCGGGCCAGCCCGGTTCGGCCATGAACGTGGTTATCCGGGGTAAAGGTACGGTGGGCAACTTCGCACCTTTATACATTGTCGATGGTGTACAGACCAACGACATTACTTACCTCAACCCTGCAGATATTGCCTCTATCGATGTGCTGAAAGATGCCGCTTCCGCTGCCATCTATGGCTCACAGGCGGCCAATGGTGTTATCCTCGTTACTACGCGCACTGGAAAAGCTAATCAGAAAGCGCAGGTAACGCTGGACGTTTTTTATGGCCTCCAGAATGTAGCCCGCAAAGCAAAGCTGCTCAATGCAAAGGAATACGCGGTTATTATGAATGAAGCGGCGGTCAATTCCGGTAAAGCGCCCTATTTCACCAACGATGTGATCAACAACCTGCCGGTAAATACCAACTGGATGGATCAGATGTTCAAAAAGAACGTACCTACCCAGAACTACGTGCTTGGCGTACAGGGGGGCAGTGCCAGCTCCGTATATTCGATGTCGTTAGGTTATACCAGTCAGGGCGGTATTGTGGGTGGTTCCAATATCTCTAACCTGGAACGTTACACTTTTCGTATCAATTCTGAACATAAACTGTATAGAGACGTCATCAAAGCTGGTGAACACCTGACGTTTAATTATCAGAACACCTATGGCATCGGGGTAGGCAACCAATACAACAACTCCCTGCGTGCGGCATTCACTACGAGCCCTTTCCTGCCCATGTATGACAGTGACGGCAATTTCTTCGCCGCGGATAAAACCGGCTGGTACCCAGGAAAACCCGATCGCGCGTGGAACAATGGTGAGTCCAATCCCTATGCGGTGATGTATTATTCTAGTCAGAGCCGCAACAGCAGCCAGGGCCTCTTTGGCGATGTATACCTACAGGCAGAACCTATTAAAGGCCTGAAGTTCCGCACCAGCCTGGGACTGAATTATTACGCCAATCAAAGCCATGGCCTCACGCCGGTATATCATCTTTCTGTCTACGCCTTCAACGACACTTCCAGGGTAACACAATCCATGGGCAGCGGGCAGACCATACAGTTCGACAACTCACTGAGCTATGATTTCACCCTTGGCAACAACCACAGCTTCAGCGTGATGGCGGGTACCTCGGCACTGAAAGCCACTGGCGTCAGCATGACCGGCAATAACCGTGACCTGCGCATTGCTGATTTGTGGCACGCCTATCTTTCCGTGGCGCAGAATGTCACCAGAGGCGCGCCATATATGAGCATGAGCGGCGGCCCTTTTACTAACGCGCTGGCGTCTTACTTCGGAAGGTTGCAGTATAACTACCGCGAGAAATATCTTTTAAACCTTACATTCCGTGCTGATGGTTCTTCCCGCTTCGCACCGGAAAACCGTTGGGGCTATTTCCCTTCAGCATCCGCCGGATGGGTGGTTTCCAAAGAAGGGTTTATGGAGGATATTCACTGGCTGGACTTCTTCAAACTTCGCGCCAGCTGGGGCCAGGTGGGCAACCAGAATGTGGCTGCTTATCAGTACCTGTCACCCATCGCTTTCAATAATGCAGCTTATATCTTCGGACCGGTGGAAGGCGTCAATACACAGGGTGCCTATCCCAGCCGGCTCGCTAATCCCAATGTGAAATGGGAGACATCGGAACAGACCAATATCGGATTTGACGCTTCAATCATGAAAAACCTGAGTGTGACATTCGACTATTATATCAAAAAAACAAAAGACTGGCTGATCAGCGCGCCCATACTGGCTACTGCCGGTGCTGATGCTCCGCTGATCAATGGCGGAGATGTGAGTAATACCGGTGTGGAACTGGGACTTTCCTATCAGAACAGCATTGGCAAATCTTTCAATTATACCATCGGTATCAACGGTGCTTACAATAAAAACAAAATCGGCAACATCCCCACCAATGATCATATCATCCACGGGAATACCAATACCCTCTATGAAAATGCGCTCGAATTCTACAGGGCGGCAAATGGTTTGCCCATTGGCTATTTTTGGGGACTGAAAACAGCCGGTATTTTCCAGACGGAAGCGGAAGTGAATGACTATAAAGACAAGTCTGGCAAACCAATCCAGCCTGATGCCAAACCAGGTGACGTGCGTTTCGTTGATCTCAACGGCGACGGCGTTATCGATGCCAACGACAAAACCATGATTGGCGATCCGAATCCTCACTTCACGTTTGGCTTCAATATAGCACTGGATTACAAAGGATTTGACTTACAGGTACAGGCGTCAGGTGTGGCCGGCAATAAAATCGTACAGTCATGGCGAAACCAGTCCAGTGCACTGGGCAACTATTCCACTGCCATCCTCGACCGCTGGCATGGCCCGGGATCATCCAACACCATGCCGAGAGTAACCGAGGATAACCGTAACTGGACACAGTTTTCCGACCTGTATATTCATGATGGCAGCTTTCTGCGTATCAACACTATCACACTGGGATATGATTTCTCCAGACTGGTATCCCGCAATTACCTGGGCAAACTGCGTGTATACGCTTCCGTACTGAACGCTTTTACCTTTACAAAATACAATGGCATGGACCCTGAAATTGGCTATAATGAAGGCTTCTCCACCGGTGTGGACATTGGTTATTATCCAAGGCCCAGAACAGTCATGATAGGTGCTAATCTCCGCTTTTAA
- a CDS encoding RagB/SusD family nutrient uptake outer membrane protein, translating into MKKLRIYTLLFALVLMAACSKSFLDTEDVTTATEQNFYKTPNDAFKALVGVYDGLQTVWNGGVSLPIASEILSDNAFGGTGNSDGFGYQMIDEFDKLRSPSDQSLFGDNWSAYYKAIYRVNMLLTHLDQVDWKGNEKLRPTYESEARFIRAYLYFDMVRLWGNIPLLAKPTTDNIAQASPDSVYKLIADDLVFAANNLPAVNYPSQPAATHGRVTKWAVESLIGRVYLYYTGYYGKTDLVGTVSKQQALAYVEDVISNSGFGLVEKFANLWPAASLNDYVGEDNKETVFAIKYTYTSDYSGNADGNYWLVMNGLRGQSVFPYGMGWGGSPVNARLWNAYAANDTRRKATIISIADEGLAFTNSKDQREYTGYYMKKYTPLVDEAGNSLAVKMGGTNFMIGQYQDYVSIRYADVLLMAAELGSPNAQLYFDNVRKRAFGDSFVQLPVNQANIINERKLEFAGEGIRYWDLLRQGITTAAAAIAETTVVKNGDVNTTKTIQAGKIIETKGLSQIPYSQVTLSNGVLKQNAGW; encoded by the coding sequence ATGAAAAAGCTACGTATATATACATTGCTCTTTGCACTGGTGTTAATGGCAGCCTGCAGCAAAAGTTTCCTCGATACGGAGGACGTTACTACGGCAACAGAGCAGAATTTCTATAAAACGCCTAATGATGCTTTTAAAGCACTGGTAGGCGTATATGATGGACTGCAAACCGTGTGGAACGGCGGCGTTTCGCTGCCTATAGCATCGGAAATATTATCTGACAATGCTTTTGGTGGTACCGGTAACTCAGATGGCTTCGGTTATCAGATGATCGACGAGTTTGACAAACTCCGTTCTCCTTCCGATCAGAGCCTGTTCGGCGACAACTGGAGTGCCTACTACAAAGCCATTTACCGGGTCAATATGCTGTTGACGCATCTGGATCAGGTGGACTGGAAAGGTAATGAGAAATTGCGCCCCACATATGAATCCGAAGCGAGGTTTATACGCGCCTACCTTTATTTTGATATGGTGAGATTATGGGGTAATATTCCGCTGCTCGCCAAACCTACCACCGACAATATTGCACAGGCCAGCCCTGATAGTGTATATAAACTCATTGCGGATGACCTGGTGTTTGCTGCCAATAATCTTCCTGCCGTGAATTATCCAAGCCAGCCTGCAGCCACCCATGGCAGGGTGACCAAATGGGCAGTGGAATCCCTGATTGGCCGTGTGTATCTCTATTATACCGGTTATTATGGAAAGACGGATCTTGTAGGCACCGTATCCAAACAACAGGCACTGGCTTATGTTGAAGATGTGATCTCCAACAGTGGGTTTGGGCTGGTAGAAAAATTTGCGAATCTGTGGCCGGCGGCATCGCTCAATGATTATGTGGGAGAAGATAACAAGGAAACCGTATTTGCCATTAAATATACTTACACTAGTGATTATAGCGGGAATGCGGACGGCAACTACTGGCTGGTGATGAATGGCCTTCGCGGTCAGAGTGTTTTCCCCTATGGAATGGGATGGGGTGGTAGTCCTGTTAATGCACGACTTTGGAATGCCTATGCGGCCAACGATACCAGAAGAAAAGCGACCATCATATCTATTGCCGATGAAGGACTGGCTTTTACGAACAGTAAAGACCAGCGGGAGTATACCGGTTATTATATGAAAAAGTACACCCCGCTGGTAGATGAAGCTGGCAACAGCCTCGCGGTGAAAATGGGTGGAACCAACTTTATGATCGGGCAGTATCAGGACTATGTGTCCATCCGTTATGCAGATGTATTGCTGATGGCGGCCGAACTGGGCTCTCCTAATGCGCAGCTATATTTCGACAATGTACGTAAACGCGCTTTCGGTGATAGCTTTGTGCAATTGCCCGTCAATCAGGCCAATATTATCAATGAAAGAAAACTGGAATTTGCCGGAGAAGGTATCCGTTACTGGGATTTGCTTCGTCAGGGCATCACCACAGCAGCTGCGGCCATCGCAGAAACAACTGTTGTAAAAAATGGCGATGTGAACACAACCAAGACCATACAAGCTGGTAAAATCATTGAAACAAAAGGCCTGTCACAAATTCCTTATTCCCAGGTGACCCTGTCAAACGGTGTGTTGAAACAAAATGCAGGCTGGTGA
- a CDS encoding glycoside hydrolase family 5 protein, translated as MLRLKSYLLAAVMVMIAAAVSCKKNNGEVTTSSASQQQTAVEQLSASPLYPGYNTSPQPPDASGMSSTAQQLAAKIRIGWNIGNTLDAIGGETAWGNPKVTNDLVRMVKQAGFNAIRIPCSWNQYSDAKTAKIQDAWLNRVKEVVQYCVSNDMYVILNVHWDGGWLENNCTPEKKDSVNAKQKAFWEQIATSLRGFDEHLLFASANEPNVGDATQMNVLLSYHQTFVDAVRSTGGRNAYRTLVVQGPSTDIDKTVQLMTKLPADRVPNKMMVEVHAYTPYQFALMTKDETWGKQFFYWGMGYHSTTDPDHNATWGEEAEIDRLYKFLKSAFVDKGFPVVLGEFGAIRRTALTGDNLRLHLASRAYHLKYVVKQCKTNGVLPFYWDEGALGNNSFGIFDRRSNTVFDRQALDSLLRGLN; from the coding sequence ATGCTACGTTTGAAATCCTATCTTTTGGCAGCGGTTATGGTTATGATCGCTGCCGCTGTTTCCTGTAAAAAGAATAACGGGGAGGTAACTACCAGCAGTGCTTCACAACAGCAGACTGCGGTAGAGCAGCTTAGCGCCAGCCCGTTGTACCCGGGCTACAACACATCGCCGCAGCCGCCCGACGCCAGTGGGATGAGCAGCACTGCGCAACAACTGGCAGCGAAGATCAGAATAGGCTGGAACATTGGTAACACGTTGGACGCCATCGGTGGAGAAACGGCATGGGGCAACCCAAAAGTCACCAACGATCTTGTCAGGATGGTTAAACAGGCCGGCTTTAATGCCATCCGCATACCCTGTTCCTGGAACCAGTATTCAGATGCAAAAACGGCTAAAATACAGGATGCCTGGTTAAACCGCGTAAAAGAAGTGGTGCAGTATTGCGTCAGCAACGACATGTACGTCATTCTTAACGTCCATTGGGATGGCGGGTGGCTGGAAAACAACTGTACCCCCGAAAAGAAGGATTCTGTCAACGCTAAACAAAAAGCCTTCTGGGAACAAATTGCCACCTCACTGCGGGGTTTTGATGAACATTTGCTGTTTGCCAGCGCTAATGAACCCAACGTGGGCGATGCCACTCAGATGAACGTGTTGCTGTCTTATCATCAGACATTTGTGGATGCGGTGCGTTCCACCGGAGGCAGAAACGCTTACCGGACGCTGGTGGTTCAGGGGCCATCCACAGACATTGACAAGACCGTGCAATTGATGACCAAACTGCCGGCGGACAGGGTGCCCAATAAAATGATGGTGGAAGTGCATGCCTATACGCCTTACCAGTTTGCGCTGATGACGAAAGATGAAACCTGGGGCAAACAGTTTTTTTATTGGGGCATGGGATATCACTCCACTACAGACCCCGACCATAATGCCACCTGGGGAGAAGAAGCAGAAATTGACCGGCTGTACAAATTCTTGAAGAGCGCCTTCGTAGACAAAGGTTTCCCGGTGGTACTGGGTGAATTTGGCGCTATCCGGCGCACTGCGCTGACGGGAGATAATTTAAGGTTGCATCTGGCATCAAGGGCCTATCACCTGAAGTATGTGGTGAAACAATGTAAAACCAATGGTGTGTTGCCTTTTTACTGGGATGAAGGTGCGTTGGGTAATAATAGTTTTGGTATTTTCGATAGGCGCAGTAATACCGTATTTGACAGACAGGCGTTGGATTCCCTGCTGCGGGGATTGAACTAA
- a CDS encoding sialate O-acetylesterase: MMKKIFFGLTLSCLFCSCLFAQIRIPMVFGDSMVLQREQPIPVWGWASPGTQIRGTLGTAHAKAVTGKDGKWMLHFPAFKAGGPYTLKVSGADDDVEFKNVLIGDVWLASGQSNMEWQVKDAKDAAKEIAASNWPQIRFLVVEHNKSLTPQQDIGGGRWRACDTANTGGFSAVAYYFARRIHQEQNVPIGVIQSTWGGTPVEAWTGREGLLASPVTKQRILANDTLTKADFIRDSVDLVRFWDIVYHPQNNADHDIPAETFNDASWPQIEMPALVRDFGGPYEGIVWMRKKITLPVSFKGKVLTVELGHPEMNYSLYVNGDEICKTVWNASLFHHYTIPTEMLKTGENVIALRIAMLWGGGGLNPPADSIYVSDGATRISLAGPWRYKKDLEPPVPAIRNYHCYPAMLFNAMIHPLVPYAIKGVIWYQGEANENAGFDYRQLFPSLIKDWRQRWKQGDFPFLYVQLANYKKIKPAPSESEWAEVREAQAMTQSLPNTGMACIIDIGEADNIHPANKQEVGHRLALVAGKQVYHQKGIVSGPSFVGFKVVNHRVRIRFAGTGTGLSTRDGKAVTGFAIAGADKRFYWASAVIEGNEVVVYSDLVATPTAVRYAWADNPVCNLINSAGLPAVPFRTDSWKGITQP, encoded by the coding sequence ATGATGAAGAAAATATTTTTTGGATTGACACTAAGTTGTCTCTTTTGTTCCTGCCTCTTTGCACAGATAAGGATACCTATGGTATTTGGCGACAGTATGGTGTTACAGCGTGAGCAGCCCATCCCCGTGTGGGGATGGGCCTCACCCGGGACGCAGATAAGGGGTACGCTGGGAACAGCCCATGCGAAAGCCGTGACTGGCAAAGATGGGAAATGGATGCTCCATTTTCCGGCCTTTAAAGCCGGCGGACCTTATACGCTGAAAGTGTCCGGGGCGGATGACGATGTTGAATTCAAAAATGTGCTGATCGGCGATGTCTGGCTGGCTTCCGGCCAATCCAATATGGAGTGGCAGGTGAAGGACGCGAAGGATGCCGCGAAAGAAATAGCTGCATCCAATTGGCCTCAGATACGTTTTCTGGTGGTAGAACATAACAAAAGCCTTACACCGCAGCAGGACATCGGAGGCGGGAGGTGGAGAGCCTGTGATACGGCCAATACTGGCGGGTTTTCTGCGGTGGCGTATTATTTTGCGCGCCGGATTCATCAGGAACAAAATGTTCCGATAGGCGTTATCCAGAGCACATGGGGTGGCACCCCTGTAGAAGCCTGGACCGGCAGGGAAGGGCTGCTGGCGTCGCCGGTTACAAAGCAGCGAATATTAGCCAACGATACCCTTACGAAGGCCGATTTTATACGGGATAGCGTTGATCTGGTGCGTTTCTGGGATATTGTATATCATCCGCAAAACAACGCGGACCATGATATACCAGCCGAAACATTCAACGACGCTTCGTGGCCACAGATTGAAATGCCAGCTCTGGTCAGGGATTTCGGCGGGCCATATGAAGGAATCGTGTGGATGCGCAAAAAAATCACACTGCCAGTCTCATTTAAAGGAAAAGTGCTGACAGTGGAGCTAGGGCATCCTGAAATGAACTATTCCCTTTATGTCAACGGAGATGAAATCTGTAAAACGGTATGGAATGCCAGTCTGTTCCATCATTATACCATTCCTACAGAAATGCTGAAGACAGGTGAGAATGTCATTGCACTTCGGATAGCCATGCTCTGGGGCGGCGGCGGACTAAACCCGCCTGCGGACAGTATTTATGTAAGCGATGGAGCTACCCGGATTTCACTGGCAGGGCCATGGCGGTACAAGAAAGACCTTGAACCACCGGTGCCGGCAATACGGAATTATCACTGCTATCCTGCTATGCTGTTCAATGCGATGATCCATCCGCTTGTTCCCTATGCGATCAAAGGAGTGATCTGGTATCAGGGAGAGGCCAATGAAAATGCCGGTTTCGATTACCGGCAGTTGTTTCCTAGTCTGATCAAAGATTGGCGGCAACGCTGGAAACAGGGTGATTTCCCGTTCCTGTATGTACAGCTGGCTAACTATAAGAAAATCAAACCGGCGCCTTCGGAGAGTGAATGGGCTGAGGTGAGGGAGGCTCAGGCCATGACACAGTCACTCCCCAATACAGGTATGGCCTGTATTATCGATATCGGGGAAGCAGACAATATTCACCCGGCCAATAAACAGGAGGTAGGCCACCGGCTGGCGCTGGTGGCGGGTAAGCAGGTGTATCATCAGAAGGGCATTGTATCAGGTCCTTCTTTTGTCGGTTTTAAGGTAGTAAATCATCGTGTCCGTATTCGTTTTGCAGGTACGGGGACGGGTCTTTCCACCAGAGATGGTAAAGCAGTGACCGGGTTTGCGATTGCCGGCGCTGATAAACGTTTTTATTGGGCCAGTGCTGTCATTGAAGGAAACGAGGTGGTTGTTTATTCGGACCTGGTGGCAACGCCAACGGCTGTACGTTATGCCTGGGCGGATAATCCGGTTTGCAACCTGATCAACTCAGCTGGCCTTCCGGCTGTTCCGTTCAGAACGGACAGCTGGAAGGGGATAACGCAGCCATAA